A stretch of Candidatus Omnitrophota bacterium DNA encodes these proteins:
- a CDS encoding class I SAM-dependent methyltransferase, translated as MPGIHSLPDALWSVLACPHCGDSLKREEQAARCAGCGAVYSKASAGPLDLRLSRMKKAAFEFEMPFPPLEEAGALIRPLTLKPNPEVDFAGVPVPHHLSAEMLSHFPKAKGKEALALDLGCGDAIHRSVCEQAGFVYAGLDYCDERAPLLGDAHALPFCENSFEFVLSIAVLEHIRFPFLMMRETHRILKPGGLFIGTVSFLEPYHAFSFYHHTHYGVYNSLTMGGFKVQWIAPSLQWTGLAAQAKMSLFPKFPAALSRTMILPVEWISQCWWRIGRLYSPNLNEESRKLHNTGAFTFIAKKE; from the coding sequence ATGCCAGGAATTCACTCGTTGCCGGATGCGCTATGGAGCGTATTGGCTTGTCCTCATTGCGGAGATTCATTGAAGCGCGAGGAACAAGCGGCGCGTTGCGCGGGGTGCGGCGCCGTTTATTCCAAGGCCTCAGCGGGACCGCTCGATCTGCGTTTATCGCGAATGAAAAAAGCCGCGTTCGAATTTGAAATGCCCTTCCCCCCTTTGGAAGAAGCCGGCGCCCTGATCCGGCCGCTGACCCTAAAACCAAATCCCGAAGTCGATTTCGCCGGCGTCCCCGTACCCCATCATTTAAGCGCGGAAATGCTAAGCCATTTTCCCAAAGCGAAGGGAAAAGAGGCGCTGGCGTTAGACCTGGGCTGCGGCGACGCCATCCACCGCAGCGTCTGCGAGCAAGCGGGATTCGTCTACGCTGGGCTGGATTATTGCGACGAACGAGCGCCGCTATTAGGCGACGCCCACGCGCTGCCTTTCTGCGAGAATAGTTTCGAATTCGTTCTATCCATCGCCGTGTTGGAGCATATCCGCTTTCCTTTTCTTATGATGAGGGAGACGCATCGCATCTTGAAACCCGGCGGCCTATTCATCGGCACAGTTTCTTTTCTAGAACCGTACCATGCGTTTAGTTTTTATCATCATACGCATTATGGCGTTTACAATTCGCTGACGATGGGAGGATTCAAAGTCCAATGGATCGCGCCCAGCCTGCAATGGACGGGACTCGCCGCGCAGGCGAAGATGTCGCTCTTCCCCAAATTTCCAGCGGCTCTATCCCGAACGATGATTCTTCCCGTAGAATGGATTTCGCAATGTTGGTGGCGGATAGGCCGCCTCTATTCGCCGAATCTTAATGAAGAATCGCGAAAACTCCATAATACCGGAGCGTTTACGTTTATCGCCAAGAAAGAATAG
- a CDS encoding PQQ-binding-like beta-propeller repeat protein: MTDGKITSAWHTMGGNNSRAGRAACAFTLAPKAAGQRRAEGRIKASPVFSDDGVMFIADMTGLVLAFPPEDKPLWEKRLDAGIFATPAVGDGVLYTATTSGRVYALNAAGGDEIWNVQIPSPDDPRILSDLLLLPQFSLLIASSWGKRFAALDAQNGQERFSWNAGTNPYSAASTDASGAIYSLRAEWSQSGPNGTRLVRVEPQTGKESSLFFDEIMDQSATIHSVAAAPVIDDERKTVWFVTLSGRDSMLRSLSLETGKEQVRLPFQGRITAPPAILPDGGITVADMRGVIHNFDNGGERRYRYDTGADYLLSGPVCDAEGNIFVGDVASCVHAISPQGVGAIVFETDRSIEARPAFDPSGRLIVPAADGTIYSFSA; the protein is encoded by the coding sequence ATGACAGACGGCAAAATCACCAGCGCATGGCATACAATGGGCGGGAACAACAGCCGCGCCGGACGCGCCGCTTGCGCATTCACCCTCGCGCCTAAAGCCGCTGGACAACGCCGCGCCGAGGGGCGCATTAAGGCTTCGCCCGTTTTTTCCGACGACGGAGTTATGTTCATCGCCGATATGACCGGTCTTGTGTTGGCATTCCCGCCGGAAGACAAGCCGCTCTGGGAAAAACGGCTGGACGCCGGCATCTTCGCTACGCCCGCCGTGGGCGATGGCGTTCTTTACACCGCGACGACGTCAGGCCGCGTCTACGCGCTGAACGCCGCTGGCGGCGATGAAATTTGGAATGTCCAGATTCCCAGCCCCGACGATCCGCGCATCCTTTCCGATCTGTTGCTGCTTCCTCAGTTTTCTTTGCTGATCGCCAGCAGCTGGGGCAAGCGCTTTGCCGCTCTCGACGCGCAAAATGGACAAGAGCGCTTTTCCTGGAACGCGGGGACGAATCCCTATTCCGCCGCTTCCACCGACGCCAGCGGCGCCATATATTCTCTGCGCGCGGAATGGTCGCAATCCGGCCCCAATGGAACCCGGCTGGTCCGCGTCGAGCCTCAAACCGGTAAGGAATCCTCCCTTTTCTTCGATGAAATCATGGACCAATCCGCAACAATCCATTCCGTCGCCGCCGCTCCCGTCATCGACGACGAACGCAAAACCGTCTGGTTTGTTACCCTTTCCGGCCGCGATTCCATGCTGCGGAGCCTCTCGCTGGAGACGGGAAAAGAACAAGTCCGCCTGCCGTTTCAAGGCCGGATTACGGCCCCTCCGGCTATCCTGCCGGATGGAGGAATAACCGTAGCCGATATGCGCGGAGTGATTCACAATTTCGATAACGGCGGAGAGCGCCGCTATCGCTACGATACGGGGGCGGATTATCTTTTGAGCGGGCCGGTATGCGACGCGGAGGGCAATATTTTCGTGGGAGACGTCGCTAGCTGCGTGCACGCCATATCCCCGCAGGGCGTGGGCGCCATCGTATTCGAGACAGATCGGAGCATCGAAGCGCGGCCCGCGTTCGATCCATCGGGACGGCTCATCGTCCCTGCGGCGGATGGAACGATTTATTCGTTTTCGGCTTGA
- a CDS encoding glycoside hydrolase family 43 protein, whose protein sequence is MFGAISSLCLFCAIAAGSVADDSVFLMSYFRTADESLYMAYSFDGCDWTAFNDEKPLLRAEIGNKSVRDPFIRRGLDGAFYFVCTNSWKSSMILAARSKDLIHWEEQRLLPVMEGVKTVHNCWAPEFFYDDKEGSFLIYWSSVTEENNHQRIWSCRTKDFKTISPPRMLFDPGYTVIDATIEFFNGAYYMIYKDERGENKHGTDNKAMRLAVSGNLDGPYQPQGGLITPHLTEGPALFRAGGKWLLFYDCFMDDRWGAEESDDLQNWTNADAKVKFPPQPRHGSVFTVTRKQFEALRDWYNLKN, encoded by the coding sequence ATGTTTGGCGCAATAAGTTCTCTATGTTTGTTTTGCGCAATCGCCGCCGGTAGCGTTGCAGACGATTCGGTCTTTTTGATGAGTTATTTTCGAACCGCCGACGAATCTCTGTATATGGCTTATAGTTTCGACGGCTGCGATTGGACCGCCTTCAACGACGAAAAACCGCTGCTGCGGGCGGAAATCGGCAATAAATCGGTGCGCGATCCCTTTATCCGCCGCGGGCTGGACGGCGCCTTCTATTTCGTTTGCACGAATAGTTGGAAATCGTCCATGATTCTCGCCGCGCGATCCAAAGATTTGATCCATTGGGAAGAGCAACGTTTGTTGCCCGTGATGGAAGGCGTAAAGACCGTGCACAATTGCTGGGCGCCGGAATTTTTCTATGACGACAAGGAAGGATCGTTTCTCATTTACTGGTCGTCCGTAACGGAAGAGAACAACCATCAACGCATCTGGTCGTGCCGAACCAAGGATTTTAAAACTATCTCCCCGCCGCGTATGCTTTTCGATCCTGGCTACACTGTTATCGACGCGACCATCGAATTTTTCAACGGCGCATATTATATGATCTATAAAGACGAGCGCGGCGAAAACAAGCATGGGACGGACAACAAAGCCATGCGCCTGGCTGTGAGCGGCAACCTCGATGGCCCCTACCAACCTCAAGGCGGATTGATTACGCCGCACCTGACGGAAGGCCCGGCGTTGTTCCGGGCGGGAGGAAAATGGCTGCTGTTTTACGATTGCTTTATGGACGATCGTTGGGGCGCGGAAGAATCGGACGATTTGCAGAATTGGACAAACGCCGACGCCAAAGTGAAATTCCCGCCGCAGCCCCGCCATGGCTCTGTTTTTACCGTAACGCGCAAGCAATTCGAAGCCTTGCGGGATTGGTATAATCTTAAAAACTAA
- a CDS encoding NTP transferase domain-containing protein, whose protein sequence is MARETIAFSSGLMKALYPELCEDILSAGYFSGEEKGWDAAPIESLPEEPSSLEEKIRGMASLPMRTIAPRSDKPVVVILAGGKGSRMGEGIQQKVLSPIGGHPALRLAMETYRSFGLKDFILIVGVGYKDVLRCIGAEDGVTYLYQDAPLGTGHACRLASRYLKFMDYEGDVVVTMGDKYVTAHGLQRLLENHQARRPDLTLTTASKSAWPDSGRVALGESGGVCAIVEKPDIVLKRLIYDFVHWPSDPVPAKAFWERALSYWPRPQKLRKILGAFGDVLETEEWISKEKGRRLLRDCDPYFSISETMKLLGSEIEERCEEVNLSLYIFQSRALYESTEKLEPNNAQGELYLTDAAHYLVSQNHDSGYRVVTSRMPDDYDVMGFNTVEELARIEGRARRDSTASQAENE, encoded by the coding sequence ATGGCTAGAGAAACCATTGCATTTTCTTCAGGATTGATGAAGGCTCTTTATCCTGAATTATGCGAAGATATTTTAAGCGCAGGGTATTTTTCCGGCGAGGAAAAAGGTTGGGATGCGGCGCCGATCGAATCGCTGCCTGAAGAGCCGTCCTCGCTGGAAGAAAAAATTCGCGGGATGGCTTCCCTGCCCATGAGAACGATTGCGCCGCGTTCGGATAAGCCGGTCGTCGTTATTCTGGCGGGGGGAAAAGGCTCGCGCATGGGCGAGGGAATTCAACAAAAAGTACTTAGTCCCATCGGCGGCCATCCGGCGTTGCGGCTGGCGATGGAAACCTACCGGTCGTTTGGATTGAAGGATTTTATCCTTATCGTGGGAGTGGGATACAAGGATGTTTTGCGCTGCATCGGCGCGGAAGATGGCGTAACGTATTTATATCAGGACGCGCCCTTGGGTACGGGGCACGCCTGCCGTTTGGCGTCGCGTTATTTGAAGTTTATGGACTATGAAGGCGACGTCGTCGTAACGATGGGGGATAAATATGTCACAGCGCACGGATTGCAGCGACTATTGGAGAATCATCAGGCGCGGCGTCCCGATTTGACGTTGACGACCGCCTCTAAGTCGGCGTGGCCGGACTCAGGGCGGGTGGCATTGGGTGAATCGGGTGGTGTATGCGCCATCGTAGAAAAGCCGGATATCGTGTTGAAGCGGCTGATTTACGATTTTGTACATTGGCCTTCCGATCCGGTCCCAGCGAAGGCGTTTTGGGAACGAGCGTTATCCTATTGGCCGCGTCCGCAAAAATTGCGCAAAATTCTGGGCGCATTCGGCGATGTTTTGGAGACGGAAGAATGGATTTCCAAAGAGAAGGGAAGACGTTTGCTGCGGGATTGCGATCCTTATTTTTCCATATCGGAAACAATGAAACTATTAGGATCGGAAATCGAAGAACGCTGCGAAGAGGTCAATCTTTCTCTCTATATCTTTCAATCCCGCGCTTTGTACGAATCCACGGAAAAATTGGAGCCGAATAACGCGCAGGGGGAACTCTATCTCACGGACGCCGCCCATTACCTGGTTTCGCAAAACCACGACAGCGGCTATCGCGTCGTAACGTCACGGATGCCCGACGATTACGACGTGATGGGCTTCAACACGGTGGAGGAATTGGCGCGCATCGAAGGACGGGCGAGAAGAGATTCTACTGCATCTCAAGCCGAAAACGAATAA